The following are from one region of the Leucobacter sp. Psy1 genome:
- a CDS encoding TraR/DksA C4-type zinc finger protein — translation MSGPSRADLMLLREAAQEREARTRAALAALTRDRIGETDDDEHDPEGVTLSSEWSRLHGLLEAAIDESEQSAAALARWDACTYGVCVDCGRDIPEARLEARPFADRCVPCAERAGL, via the coding sequence TTGAGCGGGCCGTCTCGAGCCGACCTGATGCTCCTGCGCGAGGCGGCGCAAGAGCGAGAAGCGCGCACGCGAGCGGCGCTCGCCGCGCTCACTCGGGATCGCATTGGCGAAACCGACGATGACGAGCACGACCCCGAGGGAGTGACGCTCTCATCCGAGTGGTCGCGTCTGCACGGTCTGCTCGAAGCGGCGATCGACGAGTCCGAGCAGAGCGCCGCCGCGCTCGCGCGCTGGGATGCCTGCACGTACGGGGTCTGCGTCGATTGCGGGCGCGACATTCCCGAGGCCCGCCTCGAGGCGCGGCCGTTTGCAGATCGGTGCGTGCCGTGCGCGGAGCGCGCCGGGCTCTAG